The Candidatus Binatia bacterium DNA segment TTCCCGACCACCAACCACTCCTCCGTGCGCGCTCCCGCCGCGACGGCTGCGGCCGGCGGCGACTTCCGGTCGATGACACGAGAGGAAGAAGACCGGCGGAACACGCGCGCCAGAAGTGAAGGTCGTCTCGTCATTCCCACCCCCTCGTGCCGGCAGGGAGCCCACCCCAGTCGCCGGGCCGCGCGAGCTCCGGCGCCTCTTGGAGCAACGAGGTCAGTTCCGGATGAGACCCTACAGACTCACCGGCAGTTCGTGCCGAGACGAGCGACGCGCGGGCGAATGGGCGCGCTTCGCGCAGTCCCGAGGCGACGAGCGCCGCGGCCAGCGCGACCCTGCTCTGGAATCGATCGGTCCACCACTGCATTCCACGACGAACCAGAGCCCCGACGAGTGCATAGGCGCGCTCGGCTTCCGTCGCTTCGGTGGCCTGCGCGCTCTGATTGCCGCCGTGCCAACGGACGCGCACCCTCCGTTCGGGGACGAGACGGCCGGTCCCCGCTTGAAGGAGCCGGAACCAGAGATCGTAGTCCTGCGCGACGCGCAACGACGGATCGAAGCCTCCGACGCGCACTGCCAGCTCGCGATCGAACAGCGCCCCGGGGGCGCACAGCGGGTTTCGCGGCACCATCGCGCGCAGGATCTCCGCGGAATCGCTCGCGGGCAGATCGAACCACGCCTGGGGCCCCGGTTCGCCGAGAGGCTGGTCCGCGGCGTCGACCACGGTCGGCAAGCAGAACACGACGGCACTCCCGGAGGCGTCGGCCTGTTGCACCTGCGCCGCCAGCGCACCCGGTTCGAGCAGATCGTCTGATGGCAACATCTTCACCCAGCGCCCGCGCGCCAGCTCGAGGCCCCGATTCAGCGTCCGCGACAGGCCGCAGTTCTCCTGACGCACGACCACCAACCGAGAATCCTCGATCTCTTCGAGCCGAGCGACGCTGCTGTCGTTCGAGCCGTCGTCGATCGCAATCACCTCGAAGGCGGCAGCGGTCTGCTCAAGAACGCTTCGCACCGCGGACGCCACGAAGACCTCGTGGTCGTAGCTCGGTACGATGACGCTCACCTGGATGTCTTCGCTCATGACTTGGAACCGGTCGAGTCCGGCATCCTATGCATCGAGAGCCGGTCCGGCACC contains these protein-coding regions:
- a CDS encoding glycosyltransferase — translated: MSEDIQVSVIVPSYDHEVFVASAVRSVLEQTAAAFEVIAIDDGSNDSSVARLEEIEDSRLVVVRQENCGLSRTLNRGLELARGRWVKMLPSDDLLEPGALAAQVQQADASGSAVVFCLPTVVDAADQPLGEPGPQAWFDLPASDSAEILRAMVPRNPLCAPGALFDRELAVRVGGFDPSLRVAQDYDLWFRLLQAGTGRLVPERRVRVRWHGGNQSAQATEATEAERAYALVGALVRRGMQWWTDRFQSRVALAAALVASGLREARPFARASLVSARTAGESVGSHPELTSLLQEAPELARPGDWGGLPAGTRGWE